A part of Marinobacter psychrophilus genomic DNA contains:
- a CDS encoding Bax inhibitor-1/YccA family protein: MQNRQYNVPQSASDKTARGSATAPISAAATKVLRNTYTLLAMTLAFSAVMAAVAMSVGMGRGTSLMCSLGAIALVWFVLPRTANSSAGIAVVFAFTGLLGLSLGPILLHYLQFSNGGQIITQALGGTAVVFFALSGYVLTTKKDFSFMRGMLVAGLVVVLIAAVGGIVASMFGVEITAFSLALSAAIVLLMSGFILYDTSRIVNGGETNYIMATTGLYLNIYNLFLALLHLLGAFGGND, encoded by the coding sequence ATGCAAAACAGACAGTACAACGTTCCACAGAGTGCTAGCGACAAGACTGCCCGCGGTTCCGCGACTGCACCTATCAGTGCTGCAGCGACCAAAGTTCTGCGCAACACGTACACCCTGCTTGCAATGACGCTGGCATTTAGTGCAGTTATGGCGGCTGTTGCAATGTCGGTCGGCATGGGCCGGGGCACAAGCCTGATGTGTAGCCTGGGTGCCATTGCCCTGGTTTGGTTTGTGTTGCCACGAACCGCCAACAGCTCTGCCGGTATTGCCGTCGTGTTCGCATTCACGGGCCTGCTGGGTCTTTCACTAGGCCCGATTCTGCTTCACTACCTTCAGTTCTCCAACGGCGGGCAGATTATAACCCAGGCTCTTGGCGGAACCGCTGTGGTGTTCTTTGCGCTCTCTGGCTACGTTCTGACCACCAAAAAAGACTTCAGCTTCATGCGCGGCATGCTGGTTGCGGGCTTGGTTGTGGTACTGATTGCGGCCGTAGGTGGCATAGTAGCCAGTATGTTTGGTGTTGAGATAACGGCCTTCAGCCTCGCTCTTAGCGCTGCTATCGTGCTGCTGATGTCAGGTTTCATTTTATACGACACAAGCCGTATCGTTAACGGTGGCGAAACCAACTACATCATGGCAACCACCGGGTTATACCTGAACATTTACAATCTATTTTTAGCCTTGCTGCACCTGCTGGGTGCGTTCGGTGGTAACGACTGA
- the tusD gene encoding sulfurtransferase complex subunit TusD, whose product MADISLQTYTLVITGAPYSSQAPQTALDFARAAVTAGHQIDRVFLYGDGIHMASALICPPSDEPHWPRLWSEFLVEHQIPAVACVASALRRGLIDSGEQTRYELSAHNIRTPFEIAGLGEWVEAGTCSKVIYFHSGV is encoded by the coding sequence ATGGCTGACATTTCTCTGCAAACCTACACACTGGTCATAACCGGGGCTCCCTACTCATCCCAAGCCCCTCAAACCGCGCTGGACTTTGCCCGTGCGGCGGTTACCGCAGGCCACCAGATTGACCGTGTCTTCCTCTACGGCGATGGCATTCACATGGCCTCGGCGCTGATATGCCCGCCCTCTGACGAGCCCCACTGGCCTCGGCTATGGTCTGAGTTCTTGGTGGAGCACCAGATCCCGGCCGTAGCCTGTGTCGCCTCGGCCCTACGCCGTGGCCTCATCGACAGCGGCGAACAAACACGTTACGAGTTATCCGCACACAACATAAGGACGCCATTTGAAATCGCCGGACTGGGCGAATGGGTGGAAGCCGGTACTTGCAGCAAAGTTATCTATTTCCACAGCGGGGTTTGA
- a CDS encoding DsrE family protein, whose product MTELIVIDHAPYGSWSGREGLDMAFSLAAFDQSCALLFSGAGVNWLRAGQQPNGLGQKSVAQNLGAAAIFGVEALYADARACQRYGLANDAIIGGVTLIAPDQTFMMGFEKVTFAG is encoded by the coding sequence ATGACTGAGTTAATTGTGATTGACCACGCGCCTTATGGCAGCTGGAGCGGGCGCGAAGGCCTGGATATGGCGTTTTCACTTGCAGCTTTTGACCAAAGCTGTGCCCTGCTGTTCAGCGGTGCCGGTGTAAACTGGCTTCGCGCCGGACAGCAACCCAACGGCCTTGGCCAAAAGTCCGTAGCGCAAAATCTGGGTGCAGCGGCCATTTTTGGCGTTGAAGCTTTGTATGCCGATGCCCGGGCTTGCCAACGCTATGGCCTGGCGAATGACGCTATAATTGGCGGCGTAACCCTGATAGCGCCTGACCAGACGTTTATGATGGGCTTCGAAAAAGTAACGTTCGCCGGCTGA
- a CDS encoding DsrH/TusB family sulfur relay protein, translating into MSQSVADLPAHIHTLHILNKTAEHPRAAQCMATLATADTLLLIENAVLSALEVATAAPCPVFMLAADARARGLIAKSGAGAEATGATPQISYEHMVQLSALATRIISW; encoded by the coding sequence ATGAGCCAGTCTGTTGCAGACTTACCCGCACACATTCATACCCTGCACATACTGAACAAAACGGCGGAGCACCCCAGGGCTGCACAGTGCATGGCAACGCTGGCCACCGCAGACACGTTGCTGCTGATTGAAAACGCGGTGTTAAGCGCGCTTGAAGTGGCTACTGCGGCGCCCTGCCCGGTGTTCATGCTGGCCGCCGACGCCCGCGCCCGCGGCCTGATTGCCAAATCCGGGGCGGGTGCCGAAGCGACAGGAGCTACACCACAGATAAGCTACGAGCACATGGTGCAATTGAGCGCTCTGGCCACGCGCATCATCAGCTGGTGA
- a CDS encoding TusE/DsrC/DsvC family sulfur relay protein, which yields MINKPTRNNEGFLDDAQSWTSQIAEQIAADNGLELSPAHWEIVQFLRGFYQQHAISPPSNRLFVKAVKEALGEDKGNSIYLMQLFPGTPAKSACRVAGLPRPTNCL from the coding sequence ATGATCAACAAGCCAACACGTAACAATGAAGGTTTTCTGGACGATGCCCAAAGCTGGACGTCGCAGATTGCTGAACAAATAGCCGCCGATAACGGTCTGGAACTGTCGCCGGCCCATTGGGAAATTGTGCAGTTTTTACGAGGTTTTTATCAGCAGCACGCTATATCACCGCCATCAAACCGGCTGTTTGTGAAGGCGGTAAAAGAAGCTCTGGGTGAAGACAAAGGCAATAGTATCTACCTTATGCAGCTGTTCCCCGGCACTCCGGCCAAAAGCGCCTGTCGCGTTGCCGGTTTGCCAAGGCCCACCAATTGTTTGTAG
- the nfuA gene encoding Fe-S biogenesis protein NfuA translates to MSVVTVTDPARDYLAELISKQDVKGMGVRIFVTQPGTKNAETCLAYCPPNEIVPTDEQFDLEKFTLYLDHASVPFLEEAYVDYSKDQMGGQLTIKAPNAKVANVDENAPLPDRVNYILASEINPGLASHGGEVSLVEIVDDSIVVLRFGGGCQGCSAVSLTLKQGVETTLKERVPEVTAVRDVTDHTVTENAYYQ, encoded by the coding sequence ATGTCCGTGGTAACTGTGACTGACCCCGCGCGGGATTATCTTGCGGAACTGATTTCAAAACAGGACGTTAAAGGTATGGGTGTGCGCATTTTTGTCACCCAGCCCGGCACCAAAAATGCCGAAACCTGTCTTGCATACTGCCCGCCTAATGAAATTGTGCCGACAGATGAGCAGTTCGATCTGGAAAAGTTCACTTTGTATCTGGACCATGCTTCTGTGCCATTTTTGGAAGAAGCCTACGTGGATTATTCCAAGGACCAAATGGGCGGACAGCTTACAATCAAGGCGCCAAACGCCAAGGTAGCCAATGTCGATGAAAACGCGCCCCTGCCAGATCGGGTGAATTACATTCTTGCGTCGGAAATCAATCCCGGCCTGGCGTCCCACGGCGGTGAAGTGTCGCTGGTTGAAATTGTCGACGACTCCATTGTGGTACTGCGTTTTGGCGGCGGCTGTCAGGGCTGCTCTGCGGTTAGCCTTACGCTGAAGCAAGGTGTTGAAACGACGTTGAAAGAACGGGTGCCGGAAGTAACGGCCGTGCGCGATGTGACGGATCATACCGTGACTGAAAACGCGTATTATCAGTAA